The Lolium rigidum isolate FL_2022 chromosome 2, APGP_CSIRO_Lrig_0.1, whole genome shotgun sequence genomic interval ATAGTGGTGATGACattgaagaagaggatgaaactTCCGAGGAGTCCTAGCCATCGCCTTGGTCGCGGACGTAGCTGTTATTTCCTTGGGATGCGCTAGTACCCATCTCACTCCAtatccctttttggtgttccgatgccaaagggggagaaaggAGTAGAGTCTTAGGTTTACGGGTTCCTTGCCGGGGTTTTCCGGGGTTCTCCGTATGCACAAGCATTACTATTTCATTTGATTCTTAGGCTAGTGCTACTATTTGCTACTTTTAGTTGGAACAATATGCTTTAAATGTGATGGACAAGTATGTATTATGCTATGTATCTTGGATATCTATCTATGTTATGCTATATCTCTATGACGTAGATATCCTAGTTTTATCTTGTCCATGCCATGCTTGttccctaaagatattgggggagcttctcatatactATATTGTTGCACTTTGTATTCAAACGCAAACCTTCCAAGTGCATACATTATGTGGGAGCTTgcctaatatcttatatggaaactTTTGTTTAAATTTATCATAATATATTTgtatgactctagctcggtttgtcatcattaaccaaaaagggggagattgtaagggtattttacccttaacaaTTATTTTGGTTGACAATGACACCAGAGCTATCGTGTGGACTAATAGTTTCTACAAGTGTATACACAGGTTTTAGTCCACATACGAGGTTGCAAGGTGGTGAGAAAGGTTTTCAGTCAGCATACGGGGATGCGAGGTGATGAGAGACCCCCCATTGATGCTCTCAACTAAGTGACGGTGTTTTGGCTCGTTTCTCGAAAGAGGATGTTGCCAAAGCCACATATACACATCCTACCACATAATCTTCACACCAAAAATATTGAGAGGAAGAACTGttccgagaagggaggacgaacggaAGCTCCAGGCAACTAGGCACACAGCCCGGCGGGCCGACTGCTGCTACCGGAAAAGTCGGCACACAGCCCGGCCaaccgggtgctgctgccggacTGCCCGAAGAGAAGAAGAACTGAAGCTCCAGGAGAAGTCGGCACACAGCCCGGAGGGCCGAGTGCTGCTGTCGGGCAACTCGGCACACAGCCCGGCccaccgggtgctgctgccgggtaGCCCGGCATGTGGCCCGGTACTGCCGGGTCAGCTGTCGGGTGCTTCGACTCTGATGTCTCAAACGGCTCTTTTCTTGGGAAGACTATATAAGCCCCTTCTTCCTTGAAGGGGTAAGGAGACCAGTGCAAAAAAGCTCAAgacatttctctctctctctcatactccattgttgagctccaaaaccttcagatctccctcctcctccacccaaactctaatccctccggggaaaagctagaggaggccttgatctatagttccaccgagccaaatcttgttccccgttgtattcatcaagatacttgctctctagggtttcttggaaactctaggtgggcaaaagaggcccggaagcatccgggctgtggatttgctcctgacaagattgtgaaggatttggaggctacctcaaagtctaccacaagtgagtgagctattcattCGTGGGATAGGatccggagaagaaggtgagccttcgtggcgttggggaatccttcgtgggacccccacctcttcaaacgtgacgtaccttcttgcaaaggaaggggacacgggaataaaccttcgtcttcgcgtgctatcggttatccctaaccgaactctttacttgtgatataactgcctgtgagagccttcgtgctcgagttacttgtatcatcatatagggtgcttgacctagtttgcattaggctcatatttatattccgcaaagcctaacattgcaaataaagaattaaaatttgtagaaacctattccccccccccccccccctctaggtttaccatctctgaactttcactttggcatgctcttgagaaaaAAGAAAGCTCCACCGAAAAAAGGAGCATCCATTAAGTCGGATGATCCGAAAGATAATGATGATTTGAACATGGGAAGAAACAAGGTAAAATCCGATGGAAAAGGGACGGAGAAGGACAAGAAAAAAAACGAGTCTACAAACCTGAGAGAGCAAGTTGGTGAGTTGATGAATTTAAAAGAAACGGTTATGACTAAGCATATGGAAACCAAAATGGTCATGGTTGAAAAGAAACATCAACTTTAAGAGGCAAAGTGGGAGGACTTCCGGCAAGACAAGGAAAGAAAGCTCACTCTCAAGGAGATCAAAGTGAGGGCCGTGGCAGAGATGGTAAAGGCCGAAGCTAGAGCCGAGGACGCCGTATCATGACGATGAATCCTAGTGGTTGGATGATTTTGCAAGAGAGTTTTAGGAGATGCAAAGAAAAGAGATCATGCAATGGAGAACGCAAGAACATCGGCAACTTATTTGGTTGCGAGACTATTGTTTATTTATATTTATGTTGTAAAATATTTGCAAATTTGTCTTAATTTCTTTCTTTTGCAAACTTCGAACTACAACCCTGTGTATTTAAGCTATATATGCAATATATCTGGTTCATGGTACCGGCATGGGTGGGTGTGAGGCTGAAACAAATCCCTGCCTCGTACTATAAAGTGTACAGGTTTGGGATCTATTCGGCCTATTGTGGCACCAAAAAACTGTTCATAGGTATCCAATCTTACATATCGGCTATCGGGATATGTCGGATAtgctagaggagatcgtctgcacTGTCCAATTTTATCTTGTTTGGTGCTTTAAAACTGGTGCTGAAAGTTTCGTCAAGCCACATTTTGTTTCATGGCTCTGGGTATATATGCAAATAAACTGGTTACACATTTCTCATATGCTAGAGGGAAAACTTCCAGAAAGTGTGTTTGGCACAAGAACACCAGTGCTTCTGGTtttcaaaaattatattttttgagttttaaaaaatttgaaattaAATAACCACATACGTATAAACATTCCGAAGGTGCGGTAGGAATTTTGGAGAGAAATATGTTGTATGTTAAgctatataaaaaagacaaatttctaacaaatatctACTCCTATAGGTAGCACAAAATTTGCTTTTTCATGTAACTTAAAATAAAATACAATTTCTACCGTAACTTCACACGAGTATTCAGGATATGTGTATATATTCATAAAATAAATGTAACTATTTTTTGTATAAATTAGatgatttttaaatattttggaaactggtgctcatgtgcaccaaacgtTCTTCCGAAAACTTCAAACTATGCTAGAGTTGCTATAAAATTTCGTCCAGGCCACCGCAAACCGCATCTCCAACGCAAGATTCCCATCTCGCCTTGTTTCATGTGGGTTTAATTCCGGCGCACAAAAAAGGAACCCCACACAAGCTTTGACTCAGCAGCTGCGCTATCTCGCCCGCCGGAGCGCGACGCcatggcctccgcctcctccctcttcctcgCCTCCCCCATCGCCACCGCGCCAAGGAACCGCACCAACGCCACCCCCTCCCCGCTTGCCCCCGCTCGGTCGACCCTGCGCCTCCGGCAGCAGCCACTGGCGGTCGCGGCCGCGCTCCAGGCGGAGCACCAGCCGGCCGTGGCCGCGGCGCCGAAGCCCAAGCCGCCGGCCCTCCCGTTCCGCGTCGGCCACGGCTTCGACCTCCACCGCCTCGAGCCGGGCCTCCCGCTCATCATCGGCGGCATCAACGTCCCCCACGACCGCGGCTGCGAAGCCCACTCCGACGGTACCTCATCTTTTCCTTCGCTCATTCCTTGCTTGTGCTTCCGTCCATCGGGCTCGTTGCGTTACCGGACATGCGGATTTTTTTTCCCTTGTGCGCAGGCGACGTGCTGCTCCACTGTGTCGTGGACGCGATTCTGGGCGCCCTGGGGCTGCCGGACATCGGGCAGATCTTCCCGGACACCGACCCACGGTGGAAGGGCGCCGAGTCTTCGGTCTTCATGAGGGAAGCTGTGAGTTTCTCGACTTCACCCCGAATTGCATTCTCTCGTCGCAATTTCATCTTTGCTTCTGTGAGCATTTTAACATACTGCGTGTAGTTGGATGGTAGAATGCTTAATCGGAACTAAAAATTAGAGCTTGCCTTTTTGTTGAATGACGTTGAATTGCTGATCGTGAAGTTGGGCGATAGAATGCTTACTCGGCATAAACCTAGAGAGTTTGTGTGTTTCTCTTTTGCTGAATGGTTCTAAAATCTAAATTGCTGAATGGTTCTAAAAACTAAATTGCTAATCATATTCTAGCATTTGTGTCGGTAGATTAGTTTTTGTTCAACTTGAAGGAGACATAAGTATGTCTGAAATTTAGACTGCTTAGTGTTAATTGATCCAACTTGTTCATGGAGTATCTTCTTCGGGAAAAGAATTGTTTCTTCCCTTAACATCGTTGTGGGTAAGAAAACCTAATATGCATCTGTTTTACTGAAATTTCTTGAAAGGCATCCTTGAAGATCATTACTACCTTCTTCTATACTGTTTGACTATATTACATTCCTGCATCGGGTGCTGCGATCATGATACTATGGCAACACCCACGTGCATATGAGTTGCTGACTCGAATTTGGTCTTGGACTTTGGTCCTCCTCCATCCAGGGCAAAAAGTATGCCACGTTTTAGACTTTGCACAACCATGTGCTTAGAATGCTGACTGAATTTGTGCCCTTGGACTTTTTGACATAACACTCACATGCTTAAGAATTCGAGTTCATTATATGCTGCTTTTCCTACATGATCCCATCGTCCACTAAAATCATCATATTTTCTTCATTTCAGCATCAATCAGTCTTTTTGTCATTTCACCCAACGTTCACAcctgaatttttttttgtatacgATATCATCTAACTATTGCAGTCCACAAGCTATGGGATGATGAAAATATCGATTGGCGTCAGGTCGATGCAATTTGACTTAGCAACTtgacacttttttttttcttgttatgCATTTTCAGGTAAAGCTAATGCATGAAGCAGGCTATGAGCTTGGGAACCTTGACGCAACACTGATCTTGCAAAAGCCCAAACTTAGCCCACTCAAGGAGACAATCCGATCTAACTTGTGTGACCTACTCGGGGCGGATCCATCTGTTGTCAATCTGAAGGCAAAGACGCATGAGAAAGTGGACAGTCTAGGGGAAAACAGGAGTATTGCTGCACATACCGTAGTTCTCCTGATGCGGAAGTAGAGTACTGGGAATTTGGGATATAGTACTACATAACACAGGAATTTCAATTGTATTGTACTAGTGTACAAGAGATTACTACACTGTCCCCTTTCGTAACTGGTCTAGTCAATATGGAAACTTCAGGCGGAAATTAATAAAGCCGAGTACAATGAAGAAAAATGTGTATCCAGCTCGTGTCTTCTTTTATCGTTCCAAAATATATTCTTGTCTTGCAGGATACTAGATAGCAATTACTTTGGATGTTCTTTTATCATCTTCCAGGCCTAAGAACCATTCACAAATGATACATCAATACACTAATATGAGCTTGTGATACGTGATCATTTGCCTTCAGCTTAACCGCTCATTTCTTAACTCCAGAAGCAGGATTTATATCCAATTGTTGACTTAAATAAAGAAGCACTATTCAAAACACATGGATACGCAGTACACAATTTTGCAAGAAATTTATGACATACCTGCATAGGTACAAATATGAATGCTTCTCCAGCATACAAACAAAAAACAATGAATGTAAAACTAATAAATATGGAAATATAATGCAGTTTTTTTAAATAAACTTGTGTCATTGTGATATTTGAAGTATACTACATAGTACCATGGGTACACGTAAGATTGTTTCACCAGCATACAACAGATACTAAATTTGAACCTAACAGAAATAGCGCATCCTCTATATCAGACTGCCAAACCTTGGTGCTTTCAGTAAGCACATTAGCATAAGAAATTCATAGTAGTAAGATTTTACATTTCCATTGGAATGTTGAATCATGAGGACTATTACCTTTTAAACAAAACAAGGGTTGTCTTATCTTATATTACAACACAGGTAATTTAGATGCTGATACCAAGCTCACAAAACAAAATTTTAAATTAACATGCTAACTGCACTGTCCTCGGTTTCTTTTCCACAATCAATTTATATATGTACTTCTACTTTTACTTACTATCATTTTACACTACCCAGAACCAAATTAATATATCTGATGTAATTTCAAGTCAGTGAGTTCACAGGGTAGTGAATTACAAGTCACCTTCATAACTATGGCATAACCAAATCAAGCATTTGTCTTCAGCTAATTTACACTCACTAGACTCAGTTTATGCACATCACCAGCTACATCTGCCATATGCTTCTTCATACTGTGCCACACTGCATATATTTTTTCAGCGTCACGATGCCTTGTATCTGCAGACACAAACTTATAACCCTCAACCCCTCCTACATCAACAAAACTCCACCCGGTCTCCTTTTTAAAACCGACTCTCTTCATTTCAGCCCTAATCTTTGTAGAGTCTTTAAATCTCCCAACCGATGCGTAGATATTGGACAAGGAGACTCTCCATATATCACTGTCGGGCTCCAAGACTAATAATTCCTTAGCAGCCTTTTCAGCAAGATCAACATTCCCATGAAGCTGGCAAGCAGCCAGCAAAGGTCCCCAAATGGATGAGTTGGGAGGAACAGGCATATCCCTGATGAATTCTTCTGCCTCAGTAAATCTCCCAGACCTTCCAAATAGATCCACTACACAAGCATAATGATCCATGCCAGGCTCAATGCCATGGTCCTTTCTCATGCTTTCAAAGCACTTGTATCCTTCTGAAATCAAACCAGAGTGACTACATGCAGATATCACATGCAAATACGTAATAGCATTAGGAGCATGCACTCCAACATCTGTCAGCTGGCGGAAATACTTTAGAGCTGAATGACCATCTCCATGTATCCCATATGCATGGATCATCGAATTCCAGGAAACAAGGTCCTTAACATCCATCTTCCGGAAGATCTGCTCAGCGGAATAAATTATCCCTAACTTTGCATACATGATTATTAGAGCATTGCACATCGAGACATCATGCACAAAACCATACTTTACAATGTACCCGTGGAGCATCTGCCCTTGTAGAAGTGATCCAGCATTGGAGCATGCCTGGACTACGCTCAAGACCGTGACGAAATCAGGCAcaaggccaccgccaccaccaccaccgctatgGAGAGTGCTGAAAAGCTCCAAGGCTTCATTTACATAGTCACTCTTGGCGAGGCATGAGATCATGGTGTTCCATGAAACAATATCCTTAACTCTCATGCCTTTGAACACAAAATGCGCTGCATGAACTTGCTCGAATCTAGCATACATGCCCATGAGACAGTTTTCAATGCTGATGCTTGGGAGAGCGCTCAATTTAATCAAGTGTGCATGGATCTCCCTCCCATGAAGCAGGGACCCTGAAACGGTGCAGCCGTAAATAAGCGCGCCAAGAACATCAGCCTTAGAGCATACACTCCCTCTCCTGGGGTACAGATCCTCGAAAAGCAGCGCAGCCTCTTCAATTAAGCCATTCTTCGCATACATCATTATGAGAGAATTCGCCACCGAGACATCATCCTCCAGCCCCAACTGAacaacaagtgcgtgcaccggacTGAACAATCCTGAGTGGCCCGTCAAAGAGCACGCCTGAATAACACTCAACATTGTAACATTGTTGGGAAGGACGCCATCTTCCAGCATCATGACGAACACATTCAGAGCATCCGCTAGCATCCCATTGAGCACGCACCCAGATACAACAGCAGTCCAAGAAACAACATCCCTGCAAGCCGATCGGAGAAGCAGCCTCCGTGCGCTGGCCACATCCCCGGCCTTGGCGTACATGTTGATCAACGAGCCGACCACAAACGGGTCAGCGCAGAACCCATTCGTCACAAGGTAGCCGTGCACCATCCTGCCCAGCATCTCGTCCTTGGCGAGTCCACAGGCCTGCAGGAGCGCGGCCACCGTGAACTCGTTGGCGCGGACGGCGCCGTCGTCCTGGGCCAGCATGTCCACGAAGGCGCGGAAGGCGTCCAGGGGCGCGCCGAGGCGGCAGTGGAGCGAGATGAGGTTGGAGTAGGTGGCGGCGTCACGGCGCGGCGTTTCGTCGAGCAGGTGGAGCGCGTGAGAGTGGAGGCCGCATTGGACGTAGGCGTGCAAGAGGGAGTTGGACGCGGTGAGGGGCTGGGACGAGTGGAGCGCGCCGGACTTGAGGAGGGCGGCGTGGAGCGCGGCGGTGAGCGGCGCGTCGCGCCGCCCTGCGGCTCCGCGAAGGAGGCTGACGGCGGCGGGAGCGGCGGTGGTGCTGGGACGAGTTGGGGGCGGGGGCGAGGAAGGAGTGGAGAGCGAGAGCATCGGAGCTCAGCAGTGAATGGATTACTTTGTGCTGTAGTCAGGGCAGGAGTGGCCGGAGGGCGGCGCGGATTCTCTACCCTGCAAGAAGCAAGGCAGAGGTACAGTACCCTGACCTGACAATCTTGATCCTTGGATCGAAAATGAAAGGCAGAGATTGATACAAACACTGTAGCGACGAAACACTGCAGCGACGACACTGTAGCGACGACACTGTTCATTGGTCCCTGTAGCGACTGACCTGAATCGTCAGATTCGAATCCAACGGCCGAAAAATGATGGCAGGGCAGAGGTACTGTAGCTCTCTGCCCTGCAAGAAGCAAGTCAGAGAATCCGGAGCGGCCGGAGGGTAAAGAAAAAATGACACTTTTCCGGTCATCGCCGTGGTCCGTGGGCATATCTGACTTCTTTTTTATTTTACACTCAATACTACTCCTACGGTCCTATCCataataagagcaagtacaataaggtacagtcagctggctataagagataaaatattatatgtttgcttagttggaggagagagattaggagagagaagagaagtgggctactatctaatagccagctctagcacgtgctcctaggcactatgtaaGACTAAAAGGTGGGTCATGTATTGttaaagtactacacttttatagcttactattgtacatgttagctataagttgactatagatgatgtggcaaattgttatagccgactgccggctacactattgttcttgctctaagtGTTATACTAACCTAGCACAcaagcggtgttttggaacatggtgcatatgctctctatatttcgaaatacattttacatatattttaaattttaaaaaaattgaaactaaaagtttgcacgtacatcttcacgtgctacgagctcacaaagtcgtttcctaaaaaatcgacttatcatgtgatgtgtgtaaaaaagataaaattcagtgctaaaaataatgtttttcacaagataaactttctcttttttatatagaccacacaaaatattgttttttcgtgaaacttgacgaacacacgtatattatggagatgtacatgtagaattttttttccaaatttttggacatttcgaaatatgatttttttggtagagggggcatacgcacccgggagccgaattgaatttccgcacaaGTCACCGATACTTAGTTTGGATCAATGGAGTATGATGTGTTTACAATCAATACATGAGCTATCTCCATTCTTGGAGGTCTTCAAACTATTTCTTTACAAAAAATACTCCCTCTATCTCACAAAAAGTgtcaatacatctaaatttaaacaaaattGAGGCACTAGTGGAACTAAGGGAGTATAATACGGAATATTGTAATTTTCTAAAGGTAATTCTAGGAAAATGACATAAACGCTAAACCTACAAATATCAACGAGGGTTCAACATTTGGTAAGAGTATCAACATTAGTATACCGATAAAAGTCAACTAAACAACATATGTTGTTGGGAAgctgagagtacgaatcaccattatcAAGCACAAACTTCCACGCAGCAACCATAAGAACAAATCAAAAATCTATTCGTTGTCGAAACAAGGGATCTAcgccaacaacaaaaaaaaactaccaAATCCTAACCTAATATTCTGAAGTGCTTTTTATCAAAATCTCCACTCATCAGTTGGTTTCCTAGAGGAGAGGAAAACCGAAGTGGAGGCCATTCCTAGAGAAGAGGGAAACCAAAGTGAAGGCAGTTTTTCGTACAGAGCCGTCAGTTGGAACATCTCTCAGATGTAGTAGTAAGAGCATTTTCACCATCGCTCCTAAAAGATCTTCTAATAGCTTTATTAGGGTTCAAGTGAGAGAAAGCGTCTGCACCGACGCTTCCCAAAGCGCCGGCATGTTTTAGAGCCCTATAAAAGTGTCAGCACTTTTAAAAGAATCCCTTCGCGAAGGGAGCCGATTGAGAGTGTTAGCGTCCAATTTTTATTGAAAAGTTGCATGTATCTCACTTGCATGTAACACAACCCTCTAAAGATTCTTCCCTCTCCTATTTTTTTGTCTTCACTTGCATGTACATGCATGGTACCGATGTTTCTATTGGATTAATTGATGTGAGACACAGTCCCCAAATGCTAAGTACTTGCAGTCGGTGCTCCCAATAGCCTGCTGCCGATACTTTTTTGGGGagaaccggtggagatgctctaagcaagaATAAATCAAACAATGGAACACTATTCCATATTGCAACAAGAAAAAACTGTAGGACATGACCACAGAGCAACCGCTGTTGATGTGCACCCTCTCAGCCAATATATGCGAACAGGATATTATCAAGATTTTCTTATATTAAAATTTCAAAAACTCTCCTAAATCCGGTACTGGATTGACCTTTTTTTTTCACCAGTTCTTACTCGCAAGAAAATTTTCAATAATATTGACATGTTTCAATAACCTTTTTACTACTTCCGTGGAATGTTGGAGACCTGGTGCAACGTAAAAAAAAATCTTCAGAACAATCCAACTGGTCCATCAGACCACCTCATAGCTAATCCACACCCAATTCGTCAATATTGAACAAACCTGTGTATAGGT includes:
- the LOC124687376 gene encoding 2-C-methyl-D-erythritol 2,4-cyclodiphosphate synthase, chloroplastic-like, producing the protein MASASSLFLASPIATAPRNRTNATPSPLAPARSTLRLRQQPLAVAAALQAEHQPAVAAAPKPKPPALPFRVGHGFDLHRLEPGLPLIIGGINVPHDRGCEAHSDGDVLLHCVVDAILGALGLPDIGQIFPDTDPRWKGAESSVFMREAVKLMHEAGYELGNLDATLILQKPKLSPLKETIRSNLCDLLGADPSVVNLKAKTHEKVDSLGENRSIAAHTVVLLMRK